In Leptospira saintgironsiae, one genomic interval encodes:
- a CDS encoding cytochrome P450, producing the protein MFSLHEPTSGRTKKNKPNLPPGVFGIRALPYVSKLAKDPIGFFQLMQSKFGNSARFGLRQVVFHLITQPEDIKRVLQENNQNYHKGVFYKELGRILGKGLLNSEGEFWKKQRRLIQPSFHKQRISEFVEIMAQETEKTSENWKKISSLDISKEMMRLTFAIVGRTLFRTEVESYAARIEHSLKIALELVTKRITRIFPFPFSWPTPENLKLKRALKDMHSVVDELIAERKKNPSNDLISMLLEVRDEETGETMSESQVRDEAITLLLAGHETTANALSWGFYLLSKHPEICEKVREEANRVLGDKTPTLEDVQKLTYTRKVLDEVLRLYPPAWVIERTAMGPDHIGGYDVETGTNISICIFNIHRNPDFWENPDKFDPDRFDEERSADRPKYAYLPFGGGPRICIGNIFALTEATLILAMLVKNYKFQTDPNHPVVMEPLVTLRPKYGILFNIVST; encoded by the coding sequence TTGTTTTCCTTGCATGAACCGACTTCAGGTCGCACCAAAAAGAATAAACCGAATCTTCCTCCTGGAGTTTTCGGCATCCGGGCACTTCCTTACGTTTCCAAATTGGCAAAAGATCCGATCGGATTTTTCCAATTGATGCAGTCCAAATTCGGAAATTCAGCACGATTTGGTTTGAGACAGGTTGTATTTCATTTAATTACTCAGCCAGAAGATATCAAAAGAGTCCTTCAAGAGAATAACCAGAACTATCATAAAGGAGTTTTTTACAAAGAACTCGGAAGAATTTTAGGCAAAGGTTTATTGAATAGCGAAGGAGAATTTTGGAAGAAGCAAAGAAGACTTATCCAACCTTCTTTTCATAAACAAAGGATCTCTGAGTTCGTAGAGATCATGGCTCAGGAAACCGAAAAAACTTCTGAAAATTGGAAGAAGATCTCCAGCTTAGATATTTCTAAAGAGATGATGCGACTAACGTTTGCAATCGTAGGCAGAACTTTATTCAGAACAGAAGTAGAAAGTTACGCTGCAAGAATTGAACATTCTTTAAAGATTGCGTTAGAGCTGGTTACTAAAAGGATCACTCGTATTTTCCCATTTCCATTCAGTTGGCCTACACCTGAAAACTTAAAACTCAAACGTGCCTTGAAAGATATGCATTCTGTAGTTGATGAGTTAATTGCAGAACGTAAAAAAAATCCTTCAAATGATTTGATCTCTATGCTTCTGGAAGTTAGGGACGAAGAAACTGGCGAGACTATGAGTGAAAGTCAAGTTAGAGATGAGGCGATCACACTTCTTCTTGCAGGACATGAGACAACGGCAAATGCATTGTCTTGGGGATTTTATCTTTTATCTAAACATCCTGAGATCTGTGAAAAAGTTAGAGAAGAAGCAAATAGAGTTTTGGGAGATAAGACTCCTACTTTGGAAGATGTTCAAAAATTGACATACACTCGCAAAGTATTGGATGAGGTTTTGAGATTATATCCTCCTGCTTGGGTGATTGAAAGGACTGCAATGGGTCCCGATCATATTGGCGGTTATGATGTGGAGACTGGAACTAATATCTCCATCTGTATTTTTAATATTCATCGAAATCCAGATTTTTGGGAAAATCCTGACAAATTTGATCCGGACCGTTTTGATGAAGAAAGATCTGCAGATAGACCTAAATATGCATATCTTCCATTTGGAGGAGGACCAAGGATCTGTATCGGTAATATTTTTGCATTAACGGAAGCTACATTGATACTTGCAATGTTGGTCAAAAACTACAAATTCCAAACGGATCCTAATCATCC
- a CDS encoding RNA polymerase sigma factor codes for MDQREFAGLIDSTKHIVLSAIKKNLYEEFYDTIDDVVQETYIRAYKSLAANKFRGDSSHSTWLYTIARNESLRMNQKRMRQANLAMKLKEKATQDSILNPREEYNDSGMDIELQDLISNLPWKYKSVLALVSEGYKEQQIAEKLGIPEGTVKSRSFRGKQMLKKLFFQET; via the coding sequence ATGGACCAAAGAGAATTTGCCGGATTGATAGACAGTACGAAACATATCGTGCTTTCCGCGATTAAAAAGAATTTATACGAAGAGTTTTACGATACCATCGACGATGTTGTCCAAGAAACTTATATCCGTGCTTATAAAAGTTTAGCTGCCAACAAGTTCAGGGGAGATTCTTCTCATAGTACTTGGTTGTATACAATTGCAAGAAACGAATCCTTGAGAATGAACCAAAAGCGTATGCGTCAGGCAAACCTTGCGATGAAGCTAAAGGAAAAAGCTACTCAAGATTCTATTCTAAACCCAAGAGAAGAATATAACGACTCTGGAATGGATATTGAACTACAAGATTTGATCTCCAATCTTCCTTGGAAATATAAGTCTGTGCTCGCATTAGTTTCCGAAGGATATAAAGAGCAACAAATTGCGGAGAAGTTGGGAATTCCAGAAGGAACAGTTAAGTCCCGATCTTTCAGAGGCAAACAAATGCTTAAGAAACTTTTTTTTCAAGAGACCTAG
- a CDS encoding Spy/CpxP family protein refolding chaperone has product MNRVRLMNLLNSFVRVALAGVFLTPAYLFSEDTKTSFHTARPIRTISFYRNERAAGVVFGDLDSFKNRYILTDTQLERIAELNRRYKNEHERWLRRLSPKQVELELVLMDENPDLVKVRLLVNAIAKYTSEIRMNQIAHRLAIERVLSSEQKKRGKERELVTLPEEHREAPGFPLNLFVPERIILPVPGILR; this is encoded by the coding sequence ATGAACCGAGTAAGACTCATGAATCTCCTGAATTCATTCGTCAGAGTTGCTCTGGCCGGTGTGTTCCTCACGCCGGCGTATCTTTTCTCGGAAGATACCAAAACCAGTTTTCATACTGCCCGACCTATTCGCACCATCTCCTTCTACCGTAATGAAAGAGCTGCCGGAGTAGTTTTCGGTGACCTAGATTCATTTAAAAATCGTTATATTCTTACAGACACACAACTCGAACGTATCGCTGAGCTGAACCGGAGATATAAAAACGAGCATGAAAGATGGCTTCGTAGATTATCTCCGAAACAAGTCGAACTCGAACTGGTTCTCATGGATGAAAATCCTGATCTAGTCAAAGTTCGGCTTCTCGTTAACGCGATTGCAAAGTATACATCCGAAATCCGGATGAATCAAATCGCGCATCGGCTCGCGATCGAAAGGGTTTTATCCTCAGAGCAAAAAAAGAGGGGAAAGGAAAGGGAATTAGTTACCCTACCCGAGGAGCATAGGGAAGCTCCAGGGTTCCCCTTGAATCTGTTTGTTCCCGAGAGAATAATTTTGCCTGTGCCGGGCATCCTGAGATAA
- a CDS encoding SanA/YdcF family protein, with protein MRLALLLAAAICIGIPASIDLSIEWDYENRSPHAGNYRSLKPATVAIVPGASVYKGIPSPVLQDRLDCAIELYKQGKVRKILLSGDNGTSYYNEVKPMLLYVLERAVDEKDVFVDHAGFRTLDTLVRAKEIFQVKDAIFVSQRFHQPRAAFISKKIGLDLQSYESDRRIYISGPTSRFREFFARTLAWIDMNLTNTAPKYLGKPFPIEGSGVKTWKGSVI; from the coding sequence ATGAGACTTGCACTCTTACTCGCCGCTGCAATCTGCATTGGGATCCCAGCTTCCATAGATCTCTCCATCGAATGGGATTACGAAAACAGAAGTCCTCATGCAGGAAATTATCGTTCTCTCAAACCCGCAACAGTTGCAATCGTTCCGGGTGCTTCCGTTTACAAAGGAATTCCTTCTCCTGTTTTGCAAGACCGTTTGGATTGTGCGATAGAACTTTATAAACAGGGGAAGGTCCGTAAAATTCTTCTCTCCGGTGATAATGGAACTAGCTATTACAACGAAGTGAAACCTATGCTTCTTTATGTTTTAGAAAGAGCAGTAGATGAAAAGGATGTGTTCGTAGATCATGCGGGCTTTAGGACATTAGACACTTTAGTAAGAGCAAAAGAGATTTTCCAAGTTAAGGATGCAATCTTTGTAAGCCAAAGATTTCATCAACCAAGGGCGGCATTCATTTCTAAAAAGATAGGATTGGATCTTCAATCTTATGAATCGGATAGAAGGATCTATATCAGCGGACCTACAAGTAGGTTCAGAGAATTTTTTGCAAGGACCTTGGCCTGGATAGATATGAACCTTACAAACACTGCACCTAAATATTTAGGCAAACCATTTCCTATAGAAGGAAGCGGTGTCAAAACCTGGAAGGGTTCTGTAATTTAA
- a CDS encoding GDP-mannose 4,6-dehydratase: protein MKYLVTGAEGFVGSYLIPELTKESGSELLGLGMNTKNTEFSFPYKVCDIRDIQSLQQIFESYSPDVLFHLAGQTFVPRSIENPEETLLINVAGTLNILECFKRSGKKVKLVYVSSSEVYGNIKEEQLPVSENLLPSPVNPYASSKLAAETYCLQYSRSYQNIETVIARPFNHIGVGQNPNFVVPNFCKQVLDNISKNVSSEILVGDLTPTRDFLHVTDVVKAYVLLASKGVSGEVYNICSGAETAISQVLQWILEFADSKLVSKQDPTRLRPAEMKRSLGNNSKLKSLGWSPATSVKEAVREIFEHIRKTEYSS from the coding sequence ATGAAATACTTGGTCACAGGAGCGGAAGGTTTTGTAGGATCTTATCTGATTCCAGAACTTACAAAAGAATCCGGGTCCGAACTCCTGGGCTTAGGGATGAATACCAAAAACACAGAGTTTTCCTTTCCCTATAAGGTTTGTGATATCAGAGATATTCAATCACTCCAACAAATATTCGAGTCCTATTCACCCGATGTATTATTCCATTTAGCGGGACAAACATTCGTCCCAAGATCTATTGAAAATCCAGAAGAAACATTACTTATAAATGTTGCTGGTACATTGAATATTTTAGAATGTTTTAAACGTTCTGGCAAAAAAGTAAAACTAGTATATGTGTCTTCTTCAGAAGTATATGGAAATATAAAAGAAGAACAACTTCCTGTTTCTGAAAATCTTCTTCCAAGTCCTGTGAATCCTTATGCTTCTTCTAAACTTGCGGCAGAAACATATTGTCTCCAATATTCTCGTTCTTATCAAAATATAGAAACTGTGATCGCAAGACCTTTCAATCATATCGGCGTAGGGCAGAATCCAAATTTTGTAGTTCCAAATTTCTGCAAACAGGTATTGGATAATATTTCCAAAAACGTTTCTTCTGAAATTTTAGTGGGAGATCTAACTCCTACTCGTGACTTCTTACATGTAACTGATGTAGTAAAAGCTTATGTTCTTTTAGCGAGCAAGGGAGTAAGCGGAGAAGTTTATAATATTTGTTCTGGAGCTGAGACCGCGATTTCTCAGGTCTTGCAATGGATCTTAGAATTTGCAGATTCTAAATTAGTTTCTAAACAAGATCCTACCAGATTGAGACCGGCAGAGATGAAAAGGTCTTTGGGAAATAATTCTAAATTAAAATCTTTAGGATGGTCCCCGGCTACTTCTGTAAAAGAGGCAGTTCGAGAAATTTTTGAACATATTCGAAAAACAGAATATTCTTCTTAA
- a CDS encoding LIC_10202 family protein yields MEERSSDIIEIKDSSVNVRELMEEIESRLARRPVSKEELERLSRWKFSPQSPEGYREFDAAETAHLFEKGISPPKFTNPKFKYIRGPIRWLFIKLIELYAFLDKKLSENRTRAFYSVLNELILLRGDHEKLKRKFEKFYNEFVELNYTLKKEISPEFVWSNEFLYEEETLEESETLILSRLNPGDSVLAINPEWGKFLKQLLKAQIEFKAVTWNKSQYSYIKENITNSVSLLSFEEVLPESPLPSKIISNTNLCLLPNWVLEKLFKSLASKTSSGTEFIFRYSNYSNRMVSPFQPILLTQISESAFREFLQKLGFKNIVDTKAGDGFSVFSFRK; encoded by the coding sequence ATGGAAGAAAGATCTTCAGACATTATAGAAATCAAGGACAGCTCGGTCAATGTCCGCGAGCTCATGGAAGAAATAGAATCCAGGCTTGCCAGAAGACCAGTTTCCAAGGAAGAATTGGAACGTCTTTCTCGTTGGAAGTTTTCTCCTCAATCCCCTGAAGGATACAGAGAATTCGACGCTGCAGAAACAGCTCATTTATTCGAAAAAGGGATCTCTCCTCCTAAGTTCACAAATCCAAAATTTAAGTACATCCGTGGTCCGATCCGTTGGTTGTTTATCAAACTGATTGAGCTATATGCATTCCTAGATAAAAAACTTTCTGAAAACAGAACTCGTGCATTCTACAGCGTTTTAAATGAATTGATCCTTTTAAGAGGAGATCATGAAAAATTAAAACGTAAGTTTGAAAAATTCTATAATGAGTTTGTAGAGTTAAATTATACTCTTAAAAAAGAGATCAGTCCTGAATTCGTTTGGTCCAATGAGTTTTTATACGAAGAAGAAACTCTAGAAGAAAGTGAAACTCTTATTCTTTCTAGATTGAATCCTGGAGATTCAGTTCTTGCGATCAATCCTGAGTGGGGAAAATTCCTAAAACAACTCTTAAAGGCTCAGATAGAATTTAAAGCAGTCACTTGGAATAAATCTCAATATTCTTATATCAAAGAAAATATTACAAATTCAGTGTCCCTTCTATCCTTTGAAGAAGTTTTACCTGAGTCACCTCTTCCTTCTAAAATTATTTCTAATACAAATCTATGCCTTTTGCCAAATTGGGTTTTAGAAAAACTTTTCAAATCCTTGGCTTCTAAAACTTCCAGTGGGACTGAATTCATTTTTAGATATTCGAATTATTCGAATAGAATGGTCTCTCCTTTTCAACCAATCCTTTTGACTCAGATCAGCGAGTCAGCATTCAGAGAGTTCTTACAAAAATTAGGTTTTAAGAATATAGTGGATACCAAGGCCGGAGACGGTTTCTCGGTGTTTAGTTTTAGAAAATGA
- a CDS encoding glycosyltransferase, producing the protein MNAYLHISEFRDKDGIGNDIKGLREVLNSSGINTEIVCQNDLSDGSIKTLQTEELRNENNLSSSSVHILEYGGSGYPIDSFLSLPGRKFVRYQNITPPKFFKPFVSQDIFRSFELDYKKSILELHKLKRFVERFIPSSRYSASNLEDLNIVNSSVLPIVRKYGWKGEKRNRKNGFTLGYVGRLVPSKKIEDILFLSYFLKRIEPKYRILLIGNVPGIFEDYFTNLKQMARELGLGGNVQFRMGVQDSELPRFWEEMDAYISMSEHEGFGIPLVEALSYDIPVFAYACTAIPETLKDAGYLFRKKDLSSLEKLAEWIHFILESQSSPHPVDGPHASSKRREVCMDYDSMPYGRVLKQIFTFKEAAAS; encoded by the coding sequence ATGAATGCCTATCTCCATATTTCCGAATTTAGAGATAAGGACGGGATCGGAAACGATATCAAGGGTTTAAGAGAAGTTTTAAATTCTTCCGGCATTAATACAGAGATCGTTTGCCAAAATGATCTGAGCGATGGCTCCATCAAAACTTTACAAACAGAAGAACTCCGTAATGAGAATAATCTGTCTTCAAGTTCCGTGCATATTTTGGAATACGGTGGTTCGGGTTATCCTATAGATTCTTTTCTTTCTCTTCCTGGCAGAAAATTTGTTCGTTATCAAAATATAACTCCTCCTAAATTTTTCAAACCTTTCGTTTCTCAGGATATATTCAGAAGTTTCGAACTGGATTATAAAAAGTCCATATTAGAATTGCATAAATTAAAAAGGTTTGTCGAGCGATTCATTCCTAGCTCCAGATATAGTGCATCCAATCTAGAAGATCTAAATATAGTTAATTCAAGTGTTCTTCCTATCGTTAGAAAATATGGCTGGAAGGGAGAAAAACGGAACCGTAAGAACGGCTTTACTCTTGGTTATGTAGGGAGATTAGTCCCAAGTAAAAAGATAGAGGACATTCTATTTCTCTCTTACTTTCTAAAAAGAATAGAACCTAAATATAGGATCTTATTGATCGGAAATGTTCCCGGTATTTTCGAAGATTATTTTACCAACTTAAAGCAGATGGCCAGAGAGTTAGGCCTCGGAGGAAACGTTCAATTCAGAATGGGGGTCCAAGATTCCGAGTTGCCTAGATTTTGGGAAGAGATGGACGCTTATATCAGCATGAGTGAACACGAAGGTTTTGGGATCCCTCTTGTAGAAGCATTAAGTTATGATATTCCAGTTTTTGCATATGCTTGCACTGCTATTCCTGAAACATTAAAAGACGCAGGATATCTTTTCCGAAAAAAAGATCTAAGCAGTTTAGAAAAATTAGCGGAGTGGATCCACTTTATATTAGAATCCCAATCTTCCCCGCATCCTGTAGATGGCCCACATGCTTCTTCCAAAAGAAGAGAAGTTTGTATGGATTACGATTCCATGCCTTATGGAAGAGTTTTAAAACAGATATTCACATTTAAAGAAGCGGCGGCCTCATGA
- a CDS encoding glycosyltransferase family 4 protein encodes MIFRRRGVHQFAAGFNLGDAISNEMNSLKSVFKKIGYSSEIYAENTGPGTDAFVKKHKAYSSNSKDILVYHHSIHSDVLETVIKPKNSKILIYHNVTPGHFFEKYDLKLTYLLRKGREELESLRNKFDKVFAVSEYNKSELVDLGFEDVDVLPITYQLPQGRQTLKENFPKNRPNIPRFLFVGRIAPNKKQDDLIRFAFHYLKAYGPEFQLFMVGFSSKELYLYREELERMLDFYKLRKNVIITDFLSDEELKSMYLNCDLFLSMSEHEGFCVPLLEAMVHNIPILAFDGGAVGETLSGAGILFKEKRMDMIVELAHKMVTDRSWKDLILETQQRRLSSFSQINAETVLRPVLARLT; translated from the coding sequence ATGATCTTCAGAAGAAGAGGAGTTCATCAATTCGCAGCTGGTTTTAATTTAGGGGATGCAATTTCAAATGAAATGAACTCCTTAAAATCTGTTTTCAAAAAGATAGGATATTCTTCCGAAATCTACGCAGAGAATACCGGCCCCGGAACGGATGCTTTCGTAAAAAAGCATAAGGCATATTCTTCCAATAGTAAAGATATATTGGTTTATCATCATTCTATCCATTCGGATGTTCTGGAAACGGTCATAAAACCAAAGAATTCAAAAATTCTAATATACCATAATGTAACGCCTGGCCATTTTTTCGAAAAATATGATCTGAAACTTACTTACCTTCTCCGAAAAGGAAGAGAAGAATTGGAGTCATTACGAAACAAGTTTGATAAGGTATTTGCAGTTTCAGAATACAATAAATCGGAACTTGTAGATCTAGGCTTCGAGGATGTGGATGTTCTTCCGATCACATATCAACTTCCGCAAGGAAGACAAACTCTTAAGGAGAATTTCCCTAAAAATAGACCAAATATTCCGCGTTTCTTATTTGTAGGAAGGATTGCTCCGAACAAAAAACAGGATGACTTGATCCGATTCGCATTCCATTATCTCAAGGCTTACGGTCCTGAGTTCCAACTTTTTATGGTTGGATTCAGTTCCAAAGAGTTATATCTATACAGAGAAGAATTGGAACGTATGCTCGATTTTTATAAATTGAGAAAGAACGTAATCATCACTGATTTTTTATCCGATGAAGAATTAAAATCCATGTATTTGAACTGTGATCTTTTCTTATCGATGAGTGAGCACGAAGGATTTTGTGTTCCGTTATTAGAAGCCATGGTGCATAATATTCCGATCCTTGCATTCGACGGCGGCGCTGTAGGAGAAACTCTCTCTGGGGCCGGGATATTATTCAAAGAAAAGAGAATGGATATGATCGTGGAACTTGCCCACAAAATGGTAACAGATCGAAGTTGGAAAGACTTAATCCTTGAGACCCAACAAAGACGTTTATCCTCCTTCTCTCAGATCAACGCAGAAACAGTATTGAGGCCAGTCCTTGCTAGACTCACGTAG
- a CDS encoding glycosyltransferase family 4 protein encodes MLDSRRRLAVVTPIFSDHISGGSEKLIYQYTLILSKFYEVTVLASRSLDYITWKNQIPIKDLEPVLLGKDLEKKVSREWIEPEPGNRIRVLRFSVDKERNISKFNKFSDKLFRNSESGKSKFGSQEEKERIWVDMQGPYCPDLIQYIETNERDYDVFVFVSYLYYPMVYGLPLVAKKSVVIPTLHDEPPAKLSVYSNLFKDDSAYCFNTPEERELFHKLYGYEPSLENVIGMHLTIPEETERKTSERKNPQDSFQFLYVGRIDEGKGVLEMAQYFSEWQKRTGRNDKLLLAGRGDSKLLQRISKFSHVSPLGFVSEEAKDEIIRSSDILINPSPMESFSIIIMEAWIRKKAVLVNGRSDVLRGHCLRSNGGLYYSDLDSFCAVAEYLVNHSREREEMGLNGKRYVQANFNPDIVEKKIAHIVERCIRRRYSE; translated from the coding sequence TTGCTAGACTCACGTAGAAGATTAGCGGTTGTCACTCCTATTTTTTCGGATCATATTTCAGGTGGTTCCGAAAAACTTATCTATCAATATACTCTAATATTATCTAAGTTTTATGAGGTGACAGTTCTTGCGAGTCGTTCCTTGGATTATATCACTTGGAAAAATCAAATCCCAATAAAAGACCTAGAGCCTGTACTTCTCGGAAAAGATTTAGAGAAGAAGGTCAGTAGAGAATGGATCGAACCAGAACCAGGAAATAGGATCCGAGTTTTAAGATTCTCTGTAGATAAAGAAAGGAATATTTCCAAGTTTAATAAATTTTCAGACAAACTATTTAGAAATTCTGAATCAGGAAAAAGTAAGTTCGGATCCCAAGAAGAAAAGGAAAGGATCTGGGTAGATATGCAAGGTCCATATTGTCCTGATCTAATCCAGTATATTGAAACAAACGAAAGAGATTATGATGTATTCGTTTTTGTTTCTTATCTATATTATCCTATGGTTTATGGACTTCCTTTGGTCGCAAAGAAGTCTGTCGTAATTCCAACATTGCATGACGAACCTCCTGCGAAATTATCCGTATATTCCAATCTTTTCAAAGATGATTCCGCTTATTGTTTTAATACTCCGGAAGAAAGAGAACTCTTTCATAAATTGTACGGATACGAACCAAGTCTTGAGAATGTAATCGGAATGCATTTAACCATTCCAGAAGAAACGGAGAGAAAAACTTCAGAAAGAAAAAATCCCCAGGACTCATTTCAATTCTTGTATGTGGGAAGAATAGACGAAGGAAAAGGTGTGCTAGAAATGGCCCAATACTTTTCCGAATGGCAAAAAAGAACCGGAAGAAACGATAAACTACTTCTGGCAGGACGAGGGGATTCCAAACTTTTACAAAGAATATCAAAATTTTCTCATGTATCTCCCTTAGGTTTCGTAAGCGAAGAAGCCAAGGACGAGATCATCCGCTCTTCTGATATACTCATTAACCCTTCTCCTATGGAGAGTTTTTCTATTATTATTATGGAAGCTTGGATCCGTAAAAAAGCAGTTTTAGTCAACGGAAGATCAGATGTTCTAAGAGGACATTGTCTCAGAAGTAATGGTGGTTTATATTATTCGGATCTAGATAGCTTTTGTGCTGTCGCAGAATATTTAGTAAATCATAGTAGAGAAAGAGAAGAAATGGGACTGAATGGTAAGAGATACGTTCAGGCGAACTTCAATCCGGATATAGTGGAAAAAAAGATCGCCCATATTGTAGAGAGATGTATCAGAAGAAGATACTCAGAATAG
- a CDS encoding DMT family transporter, which yields MSWVLLVLAGLFEVGFTTCMKLSDGFKDWRYGLGFFVFASLSFYFLNKATQNISLGTAYAVWTGIGAAGTAIIGILSFGDSINTWRIFFLSTLILSVIGLKFLGGD from the coding sequence ATGAGCTGGGTTTTATTAGTACTAGCAGGACTTTTCGAAGTGGGATTTACTACTTGTATGAAATTATCCGATGGCTTTAAGGACTGGAGATACGGTCTTGGATTTTTTGTATTTGCGTCCTTAAGCTTTTACTTTTTGAACAAAGCTACTCAGAATATTTCACTAGGCACTGCTTATGCTGTATGGACTGGGATTGGAGCTGCGGGGACTGCGATCATTGGAATACTTTCCTTCGGAGATTCTATAAATACTTGGAGGATCTTCTTCCTTTCTACCTTGATATTATCTGTGATTGGATTAAAATTTTTAGGTGGAGATTAA
- a CDS encoding inositol monophosphatase family protein, with the protein MSYQNEIKIRYQHFLNFAPTISEFLKKTHEREDLQISFKGNIESDLVTIADKGSEELIVSEIRKAFPNDHILGEEGSNYEGNSQFKWIIDPLDGTVNYSHRIPLYCCCIGLEDLEKKSAVMGIVPMPALGHVYHAMLGEGAFKDKTPIKVTQTKEIKKALLCTGFPYDREEKIEQLMFNLKKFILRSRGVRRTGSAGLDICWVAEGKFDAFWEEDLKPWDMTAAAAILQEAGGKLSTYANNTFHPYVTSLIASNGVLHEKMVEILQEYLDI; encoded by the coding sequence ATGAGCTACCAAAACGAAATCAAGATACGATACCAACATTTCCTCAACTTCGCCCCAACTATCTCAGAGTTCCTGAAAAAGACTCACGAAAGAGAAGATCTTCAAATCTCCTTTAAAGGAAATATAGAATCGGACTTAGTTACTATCGCAGATAAAGGTTCAGAAGAACTGATTGTCTCTGAAATAAGAAAAGCATTCCCTAACGATCATATCTTAGGGGAAGAAGGAAGTAACTACGAGGGGAATTCACAGTTCAAATGGATCATAGATCCTTTAGATGGAACTGTAAATTATTCACATCGTATTCCTCTATATTGCTGTTGTATCGGATTAGAAGACTTAGAAAAAAAATCTGCAGTAATGGGAATCGTTCCTATGCCGGCACTCGGACATGTATATCATGCTATGTTAGGAGAAGGTGCATTCAAAGATAAAACTCCCATTAAAGTCACTCAAACCAAAGAGATTAAAAAAGCACTCCTATGTACTGGCTTTCCTTATGACAGAGAAGAGAAGATAGAGCAACTCATGTTCAATCTGAAAAAATTTATCTTAAGATCCAGAGGTGTGAGAAGAACAGGATCCGCAGGTTTAGATATCTGCTGGGTGGCAGAAGGTAAGTTTGACGCTTTCTGGGAAGAAGATCTGAAACCTTGGGATATGACTGCAGCGGCCGCAATCCTTCAAGAAGCAGGTGGGAAGTTAAGTACTTATGCGAATAATACGTTTCATCCATATGTGACTAGCTTAATTGCGTCTAACGGAGTATTGCATGAGAAAATGGTAGAGATCTTGCAGGAGTATTTAGATATATGA
- a CDS encoding YkvA family protein, whose product MEEDKIEKIKQGFWPKVKKVAGKVPFLADAISLYYAMLDPSTPLKAKLTIAGALAYFLTPFDAIPDILLGAGYIDDAGVVAAVLAAASMYVKEEHKKKAADFLDSNPEGNLEN is encoded by the coding sequence ATGGAAGAAGATAAAATAGAAAAGATCAAACAAGGTTTTTGGCCTAAGGTGAAGAAAGTCGCAGGAAAGGTTCCTTTTCTTGCTGATGCAATTTCTTTGTATTATGCAATGCTTGATCCTTCTACACCACTAAAAGCAAAACTTACGATTGCGGGTGCACTTGCTTATTTTCTTACACCTTTTGATGCGATCCCAGATATTCTACTTGGAGCAGGTTATATAGACGATGCGGGTGTGGTCGCTGCAGTTTTAGCAGCTGCTTCTATGTATGTAAAAGAAGAACATAAGAAGAAGGCAGCTGATTTTTTAGATTCCAATCCTGAGGGTAACCTGGAGAATTGA